The genomic segment AGAAAACATTAAATTAAAAGAAACAAACTTCACTTATACCGGAAAAGCTGTTGAACCGAAATTTGATGTTGTAATTGATGGAAAAGTAATTAATCCTCAGTATTATACAGCAACTTATAGCAATAATCTGAATGCAGGAACAGCAACATTAACAGTTAAAGGCGATGGAACACATTACAGTGACGTCGAAGCAAAAATAACTTATGAAATCAAACCTGCAAATGCAGCAGACTTAAAAGCAGTTATTGGAAGTAAAGAATACACTGGTTACAGTATTGAAGTTTCTGCCAGTGATATTGACTTGACCTTAAAAGGAAATCCTATTGATGTAGCAAGCAACTTTACATTAACATCTGGAGAGAATATCCAGATTGGTGAGGGTACTGTTACATTAACACCTAAAAACGGAAACTTTACAGGTACCTTAACAGCAACATTCCAGATTTCAGGTGAAATGTTGAATGAGGGTGGAAAATTTACTTTCTATGACGAAAATGGTATAAAAGTTGCTTCTCCATCCTTTACTTATAATGGTAAAGAACATCAGTATACAAAAACTACATTTACATACTTTGATTCTAATAAAAAATTAACAGAAGGCCAGGATTATGAGATTAAATATGTAGATAATGTATATGGAAAAGAAGGAAAATACACTAGTGAATTCCCTAAAGCTCAGTATGTAGCTGTAATTGCTGTTGCCAAAGGAAAATATGCAAGCAGCAAAACTAATGATTATGGTTTAAAAGATGGCATTTATACTGATGCTGAAGGCAATAAGATCACAAATGTTATGGCAGTAACATACATTAATCTTAAACAGCTGTCTGTTGTAAAGAGCAATGTTTCTGTTTCTAACGGTGTTTATGCCGGTGGTCTGCCTGTAAAACCAGTTGTAAATGTTGTGGTAAATGGTGTTACTTTAAAAGAAGGCCAGGACTATGATTTAGATGTAAGTTCAAACACCGACGTTGCAAACGCTACTATCTCTAACAGCTTGGACGTTACTGTTAAGCCTAAAAACGGTTATACAACTTCAGCTCCAGATGATCTTAAATTCAAATGGGGAATTGATAAATTCAATCTTGCAAACGCAAATGTAACTGTAGATGGTGACAAAGTTACTGTTAAATGCGGTCGTGTTGATGTTGAAACATCTGAATATACTGTAGAAAAGAAAGACGGTAAAGTTACTGTAACAGCTAAGAAAGACAGTAAGAACTACACTGGTTCTAAGACTGTAGATGCAGCAACACAGGATCAGAAACCAGCTGCTCCAATGATTAGCAGCGTTAAAGTTGTTGGCAACAAAGCAACTGCTATCCTTTCCGGTGATTCCGAAGGTGCTGCAGGTTACGACTATGTAATCTCTACAGACCGCGACTGCATCACAAACAAAGACTACGATTCCATAAACAAGAATCAGGTTCAGACTTCTACTACATTCAAATATGTACAGCAGGGAACCTACTACGCATACTGCCACGCTTGGAAACGTGATGAGAACGGTAAGAAGGTATTCAGCGACTGGTCTAACGCATATCCATTCGTTGTATCCGCAATCACACCGGACGCTCCAGTTATCACAAACGTTAAAGTAAGCGGATCTACTATCAAAGTAACATACAAAGCAGCTGCAAACGCAACTGGTTACGATGTAGTACTGGGAACTGGCTCCAAGAAAGAAAACGGTGAGACACGTCCATACAACTATGGCGCTCACAAGAAACTGAACCTCAAAGAAGGTACAGTAACAGCAACATTCAAGAACGTACCAAAGGGAACATGGGTAGTTGGAATGCATGCATTCAACAGAACATCCGAAGACGGAAAGAAAGTCTTCAGCCCATGGTCAAACCTGAAAAAGGCTACTGTTAAATAATCCATTTGGGTAAATAATACAGATTCCTAAAAAGAAAACCCCAGTCATTTTGACTGGGGTCTTTCTTTGTCAAAACTTATCCTGCGATTGTCGAAAAATTTTTCTGGTAAATAAATATCTGCTCTGATAAAATATAAGTACAAAATATGTGACAGGAGGTGACATCCATAATACGTCAAACGAATCTGGCACAAATGATAGACCTTGCCGCAGATCGTGCAAGATATGATGAATGTGCCAAGAAACTATTAACCTATAAGGCAGTCATTGCCTGGATCCTCAAATCCTGTACAAAAGAATTTTCCCAATATAGTGTCAATTTTATCTGTGATAACTGCCTGAAAGAAAATATCGAAATTTCCAGTCGGGCAGTACATCAGGACCATCCTGACCGCAGTAAATTACTGGATGGAAACGAACAAATAGACTGCCTTAATTCCGAAGCAAATGCTATCAAAGACCAGACTGTATATTATGATATTCGTTTTAAGGCATATATTCCGAACACCGAAGAACCCGTACAGCTGATCATCAATTTGGAAATCCAGTTAAATGACACACCGGGGTATCCATTAGTTACAAGAGGATTTTATTATTGTGCAAGAATGATTTCCGAGCAGTATGGAACTATTTTTACTGGTGAACATTATGAAAAGCTTCAGAAAGTCTACAGTATTTGGATCTGCCCGGATCCGGCGAAAAAACGTAGAAATGGAATCTTCAGATACCATACAGTACAGGATACAGTATTGGGAAAGCCTTATGAAACTCTTGGCAGTTATGACCTTATGGAAGTTGTTATCGTAAATTTAGGTGATGCAGATAAAGAGAGTGATCTGGAGATCCTTGATCTGCTGAATACACTCTTCTCTCTTTCTACATCCTCTGAGACAAAGAAAAAACGTCTTCAGAAAGATTTTGGCATCGCCATGACAGAAGAATTTGAAAGTGAGGTGCAGGATATGTGTAATCTGGGAAAAGCACTTGTTGAACAAGGCATTGAGCAAGGTGTAGAAAAGAAAAATCTATCTCTTGCAAAAATGATGATCAAAGATAAAGAATCTCTCGATAAGATTGAAAAATATACTGGTTTTTCTGCCGATAAGTTAAAAGAGATTGCAGCATCTATCGGAACAAACCTTACTGCTTAGAATACGTCTCCTATGGCAGCTATACATAATAAGACAATAAAAAAATTTGGTACTTAAAATAGAGCTTTCAATTGTATCTCGTTGATATAGTTGAATAACTGCGCGTCGCATTCTCGTTACTTTAGTACCAAAACACCTATGAAAGAACAGATTATCTGCAGCGTGGACTTAGGGATCAATACCGATGCAGTCTGTACTATCATGCGGGCAGACGGAACTGTCCTGGGAAGAAGATTCATAGATCATCCCAGTGAAAAAGACCGGATATACCGCACACTGGGACGGATCCGCAGATTCCAGAGGGAACATGGCTCTGCGCAGACACAGGGAAGATGGGCATATACGAAACGTCTGAACACAGAACTGGGTAAAAAGATTGCAGGTGCGATTGTAAGATATGCGGAAGAAAACCTTGCAGATGTGATCGTGTTCGAGTATCTGGAGATGCAGGGGAAGATATCGGGAAAGAAAAAACAGAAACTGCACCTGTGGAGAAAAAGAGATATCCAGAAGTGTTGTGAACATCAGGCACACAGGAAAGGGATGCGGGTATCCAGGATCTGCGCATGGAATACCAGCAGACTGGCTTATGATGGTTCCGGGGCGGTAACACGTGACTGGGAAAATCACAGCCTCTGTACTTTCCAGACAGGAAAACGATATAATTGTGACCTGTCAGCATCCTATAATATAGGGGCGAGATATTTTATAAGGGAACTTTTAAAACCCCTTCCGGCAACGGAAAGGTCTTTACTGGAGGCAAAAGTCCCTCCTGTAAAGCGTAGAACCTTATGTGTCTATGCAGATCTGAAGAAACTCCATTCAGAAATGGAACTCTTAAAAGCAGCATAGATACAGGCAGATATACAGCGGACTACCTGTAATGTGGGAACCTGCCATATCCGGCATGGGAAATGCACATAACTGCGCACTTAAGTTACAGGCGTATCCGCCGATATTCAGTCTGACGCCTAAAGCGTCTGGAAGCACGTGACTTCAGTCATGTGAGGTTCACAGCTTTTTATGTGATAACATAACGATTTCTTAATATAACTGATGATTTAAATATAAAAACCCACAAAAAACATAATTATAAATGATATATCTTATATACTCTGCAATCTCGAAAACTATTCTGGATACGAAAATTTCCATAAAAACAACCTGTACATCACCCAAAGGGGAACTATAATCATGACAAAGATTAAAAACACAAAGAAGGGCATGGCAAAAAAGACATTAAGTATGTCACTTGTTGTTGCAATGCTTGCTACTTCTAATGTGCCGGTATGGGCTGCTGAGTTCAGCGATGGTACAGATGCCGCTGTAGCTACTGAAGCTCCGGCTGCTGAAACATTCTCTGATGAAACTGCAGATGCACCGGTTGTTGACGATACAACTGAAGCAACTCCAGCTTCTACAACAGTAACAGAAGGTGATGTTACTGTAAATTTAACAGCAGATAGAAAAACTGCTGTATGGGGAAAGGATACAGTTACTATTACAGGAACTGTTACAAAAACAGACAGCCAAGCTTTAGATTATGATTACCGGTGGGTTGATGCAAATGGTATTGCAAGCGAGCATTTCGGCGAGGTGACAACAAGTGAAACAGTAAATAAAATGTCTTTCACACCTAGTGTAAATGATGCCGGAAAAACTTTAACATTATATGTATACAAAAAAGATAATGATCAGATATTATATAATATCAACACAGGCATTACTGTTTCTGTTGAAAAACAGAGCCTTGGAAGCATTGAACTCAGTGGTGCAGGCGCAACTCTCACATATAAGGGTTTTGCACAGGCAGTTAAATTTGAAGGAGATAATGCAGCTACAGTTACTGTGAAAGATTCTGCAGGACAGACTATTGTTGTTCCATCAGGAAAAACTTATTATGAGCTTTCATCTACAAGTGCAACAAATGCTGGCGATGAAGTAAAAGTTACAGCAACAGCAACAGAAGACTCTCCTTATACTGGAACAATTGAAACAAAAGTTGCAATCAGTAAAAAACATGCTGTATTAACCGATAATAAAACAACCGGCGAACCGGCGAATATTATCGCCAACCCAAATAAAGGTTTAAGTTATCAGTATACAGGTGCTCCAATTGTAGTTGCAAATAAGGATGTAACTGTTAAAGAATCTAAATCTGACAATAATGGCGATGATAAGAAATTCAGTGGAGCTGACTTATCTGATACAATCATTAATGCAGTAACAGCTAGTGGAGCTATTGGAAACCAGAAAGTTCATGTAAATGTAGATGGAAGATTGTTCAAAAACTTTGATCAGATTAGTACTCCAGAGCAGTTAGAATCAGATGACACTGTTGAAATCAAGAAACGTGATCTTTCAGCTGCAGGAACAAAAATCTCTATCAAGACAGTAACTGGTGAAATCCCTACCAATATTTCCGTCAGCGATCTTGGTCAGTATTTAAAATTAACCGGTACAGAAGGTACTTCTCTTACTGCGCTTCAGGTAAATAAAGACTACACTATCAAAGTTTATACAGGTGATGGAAGTGAAGCTACCAAATTTGAAGATGGAAGTACATATAAGATTACAATTACTGCAAAGAAAGCAGAAACTGTTAACGGTGTATCTGTAGGCGGTACTTGTGAGAATCATCAGGACATTCAGGTTGTTGCTACAACTGCAGCATTTAAAACAGTATCTTATGAAAATGCAAATACTTATAAACCAGCATATACAGGTTCCGAGATTACACCTTCTAAATCTGATTTAGGAAAACTGAAAGTTACACAGGTGACTGGAAATGTACCTGTAGAAACTACCTTAGATACCGATGCATATGAGATTACCGGATATTCAAACAATGTCAATGCTAGCACAATTTACGATAGTAGTAAAGTAGCTCAGCCAAATGCAACTGTAAATATCAAGATTACCAAAGGTGTATTTGCAGGCAAGACATGTGCTGTTAAATTTACTATCCTTCCATTAGAGGTTACTGCAGATACAATCAAGGTACAGAAAGAAGTTTCTATCAACAAATCTTATTCCAATGCCGCAGATTATAAACTGCCATTAACAGTTGTTGCGAAAGATCATGCAACTACTGGAAAGAAAGTTGAAAAAACATTAACAGATTCTGACTATACAGTAAATTATAAATGGGAAAATGATAATGATACTAATGCTGTCGGTACTAAAATTGTAACATCTATCACTATCACCAATCCGAACTATATTTATGGTCTTGATAGCAATGATATTAAATTGACTCATAAAGTTACTGCATCAACTAAAACAGAAATCACTGCAAAACAGTTATCTGATTCTATGGTAGTGATTAATCCATCTTCTTATACTTACACTGGTGGTAAGATCATTCCTACTTATGCAGTAATTGATGGTGCGATTGCCCTTTACAAAAAAGGAGATATCACTGAAACAGCTACAATTAAAGCAGAATATGAAGAAGTATCTATCACAGATGCTGTAAATGTAGGAACAGGTAAAGTTACTGTAAAAGGTCTTTACGATGCAAGTACTAAATCTGGTTATGCTGGAACTGCATCAGGTACATTTACTATTACTCCGGCAAATACAGCTGATGTTAAAGTGACGATTGATGATCAGCAGTATACTGGAAAACAGGTAAGACCTCGTGATTTCAAGGTAACATTAAACGGAAATGATGTAACTAATCAATTTGCGGTTGTATCTTATGGTACTAATGTCGAAGCTGGAAAGGGTACTGTTGTATTAAAACCACTTGATGGAAACAAGAACTTTACAGGTTCAAATATTACTGCTGAATTCAATATTGTAAAAGAAATCGTATCTGGTACCTTAACAGCATATGATGCTAATGGATTTAAAGAAAGCAATGATAAATTTGCAACTGTAGATTCAGATGGAAAGATAACAGCAAATGCAAATACACCATTTACATTTGACGGTAACGAGCATACCTTTGCTAAAGTTCTGTTATCTGACATCACGCGCGTTGGTACAGGTAAAACTTCTGCAAAAGCAAGTGATTTTGAAATCAAATATGTAGATAACGTATCCGGTAAGATGGTTGAAGGCAAGAAGAATGTTGGCTATGTTTACGCTGTTGCCAAAGAAGGTACCGGATTTGCCGGAAACCAGACTATCGTGACTGCTGACGGAACAATCATTAAAGGTGTTGTAGCATACAAAGCATTCTCTATTGACAGTGTCAGATTTGTTGCTAAAAATGTAAGCCTTAAAAATGGAACCTATGCTGCCGGTCTTCCAGTTAAACCGGAAGTAACAATCCAGATTGGCGGAAGTACATTAGTTGAAGGAAAAGATTACAAACTTACTTTAATTGATAAAAATGACGATACTATAACACCTACAGAAGCAACTGTTGCAAATATTTACGGTGTTCATATTGAAGGTATCAACGGATATAACATGTCAGATGTCAAGACATCATTTGGTAATTATGGTACTAAAGCTGAACAGGCTTTAAAATGGGGTGTTGATAAGAAGAACATCAAAGACTGCAAAGTAACTGTAAAAGATGGTGTTGTTTCCGTAGTAAACGGATATATCCCTGTAGCATCAGCAGAATACACATCCAAGAACAACGGTGACGGCACATACACAGTAACTGCTGTAAGTACATCCAAAAACTATACAGGTTCTGTTACCGTAACAGCTGATGGAAAAGCTGAAGATGAGAAGCCAAATGCTCCAATGATCAGCAGTGTTAAAGTTGTTGGCAATCAGGCAACAGCAATCCTTTCCGGTGATTCCGAAGGTGCTGCAGGTTACGACTATGTAATCTCCACAGACCGCGACTGCATCAAAAACAAAGACTATGCTTCTGTAAACAAGAACCAGGTTAGCACCTCTACTACATTCAAATATGTACAGCAGGGAACATACTACGCATACTGCCACGCTTGGAAACGTGACGCAAACGGTAAGAAAGTATTCAGCGACTGGTCAAACGCATACCCATTCGTTGTATCCGCAATCACACCGGATGCTCCGGTTATCACAAACGTAAAAGTAAGCGGATCTACTATCAAAGTAACATACAAAGCAGCTGCAAACGCAACTGGTTACGATGTAGTACTGGGAACTGGCTCCAAGAAAGAAAACGGTGAGACACGTCCATACCACTATGGCAATCACAAGAAACTGAACCTCAAAGAAGGTACAGTAACAGCAACATTCAAGAAAGTACCAAAGGGAACATGGGTAGTTGGAATGCATGCATTCAACAGAACATCCGAAGACGGAAAGAAAGTCTTCAGCCCATGGTCAAACCTGAAAAAGGCTACTGTTAAATAATCCATTTGGGTAATTAATACAGATTCCTAAAAAGAAGGCTCCGGTCATTGCGACCGGAGTCTTTCTTTTTAGGTGCTTTTTACCACATTATCAGATAATCCTATGGTATAATCAACATATAGGTGCGAGCTGTGAAATCAGCATAGCTGATTTCCCCTAGCGAGCGGAAGAAATTCTGTAAGCTTTGGTAAGCTGATAATCATACAATAGGAAAAAAAAATCCTATCAGGTAAGGTCTAGCCAACCGCCTGTACCGAGTCCTTGGAACCGAAATGGTAACATTAGGTTTAAGCGTAGGACAGGGAGCAACAGAGCCGAAACGAAAGTGAAGTGATTGAGCTGGGAAATTATTATGAGGTTGGAAATGGTCGATGTGCTCTATTACACAGCAGACAATACTGTTATGACCGATATGGCAAGGTTATAGCGGCATCCCCCAGTCTGAGAGCTTGGCGAGGTTGATGATAAGTATGTTATCGGAACAGCTGAGATCCTGTCATTTCCTTAAAAAAAGGTATGGAAACCAAAACAAAGAAATGCGTTAGGAATCCAAATGAATGGCAGGAAGTCCGACACAGCCATATTATCGCAGAAGTCTGTGAAAGCAGATGGAGAAAAGGGCTGTGCACTTTATAGCTTCAAGAACAAAGAACTATGCAGACAAAAGAGAGCTGATGAACATGGTGAATGAGTTACTTGGAATACAGTATAATATCGCAAAAGCAAACAGAACCGACAGAAAGGTTCAGAATCTTGCAGCCTACATCAATGCGGATACGCTGAGAGCAATCCATAAGACTATGGACAGAAAGAAAGCGTATGGGATTGATAAGGTGACAAAAGAGGATTACGAAAAGAATCTGGAAGAAAATCTCGCAAATCTTGTGAAAAGGATGAAAAACGGAAGCTATCGCCCGAATCCAACAAGGCGTGTTTATATTCCGAAGGAAACAAAAGGCAAAATGAGACCGCTTGGAATTTCCAGTTATGAAGATAAACTGGTGGAAAATGCGATTG from the Blautia wexlerae DSM 19850 genome contains:
- a CDS encoding PD-(D/E)XK nuclease family transposase → MIDLAADRARYDECAKKLLTYKAVIAWILKSCTKEFSQYSVNFICDNCLKENIEISSRAVHQDHPDRSKLLDGNEQIDCLNSEANAIKDQTVYYDIRFKAYIPNTEEPVQLIINLEIQLNDTPGYPLVTRGFYYCARMISEQYGTIFTGEHYEKLQKVYSIWICPDPAKKRRNGIFRYHTVQDTVLGKPYETLGSYDLMEVVIVNLGDADKESDLEILDLLNTLFSLSTSSETKKKRLQKDFGIAMTEEFESEVQDMCNLGKALVEQGIEQGVEKKNLSLAKMMIKDKESLDKIEKYTGFSADKLKEIAASIGTNLTA
- a CDS encoding IS200/IS605 family accessory protein TnpB-related protein; its protein translation is MKEQIICSVDLGINTDAVCTIMRADGTVLGRRFIDHPSEKDRIYRTLGRIRRFQREHGSAQTQGRWAYTKRLNTELGKKIAGAIVRYAEENLADVIVFEYLEMQGKISGKKKQKLHLWRKRDIQKCCEHQAHRKGMRVSRICAWNTSRLAYDGSGAVTRDWENHSLCTFQTGKRYNCDLSASYNIGARYFIRELLKPLPATERSLLEAKVPPVKRRTLCVYADLKKLHSEMELLKAA